One Streptococcus sp. S1 DNA window includes the following coding sequences:
- a CDS encoding DUF1836 domain-containing protein yields the protein MKTRLKKGEDFVSTFSYPTWEQLPELDLYLDQVLLYVNKTCAPVLSSSDKGLTAAMINNYVKHGYVEKPDKKKYQRRQVARLIAITTLKTVFSIQEIASTLNFLQDQASSDLLYNSFVAYLNEQKEPIAPIIRSACQTVQLYLETLSYIQPVKTEEETDELHHETK from the coding sequence ATGAAAACTAGATTAAAGAAAGGTGAAGATTTCGTGTCCACTTTTTCCTATCCAACGTGGGAGCAACTGCCTGAGCTAGACCTCTATCTCGATCAGGTCCTTCTTTATGTCAATAAAACCTGTGCACCTGTTCTCTCTTCTTCAGACAAGGGCTTGACGGCTGCCATGATCAACAATTACGTAAAACATGGCTATGTCGAGAAACCAGATAAGAAGAAATACCAGCGTAGACAGGTGGCCCGCTTGATCGCTATTACAACCTTAAAAACGGTCTTTTCTATTCAGGAGATTGCTTCTACCTTGAATTTCTTGCAGGACCAGGCAAGCTCAGATCTTCTCTATAATAGCTTTGTCGCTTATCTCAATGAGCAAAAAGAGCCAATCGCTCCTATCATTCGCTCTGCCTGTCAGACAGTTCAACTTTATCTTGAAACCCTATCTTATATTCAACCAGTAAAAACGGAGGAAGAAACTGATGAATTACACCATGAAACTAAGTAA
- the yaaA gene encoding peroxide stress protein YaaA — protein sequence MKLLIPSAKELNEQARIVEPQPLSENTKTILQALKAFSLEELATFYGISEERALVEKERIEALLAGSAKTYPALELFDGLMYRSIERQDLSEKEQAYLQEHLLITTALYGVLPAYEGIAPHRLDFMMKLKPAGKSLKVLWKEDYDQAVEGEEQILSLLSSEFEQVFSKAIRERIIRIKFMENRDGTLKIHSTISKKARGAMVTAMMKEEITHLEDLKSLEVAGFSYREDLSQEKEWVFVKE from the coding sequence ATGAAACTATTAATTCCATCCGCCAAAGAACTGAACGAACAGGCTCGTATCGTCGAGCCCCAACCCTTGTCAGAGAACACAAAAACCATCCTCCAAGCTTTGAAGGCATTCTCGCTAGAAGAATTAGCGACCTTTTACGGTATCTCAGAGGAAAGAGCCCTAGTAGAAAAGGAAAGAATTGAGGCTCTGTTAGCTGGGAGTGCTAAAACCTATCCTGCTTTAGAACTGTTTGATGGCCTTATGTATCGTAGTATCGAGCGTCAAGACTTATCCGAAAAAGAGCAGGCTTATCTGCAGGAGCATTTGTTGATCACGACTGCTTTATACGGTGTGCTACCTGCCTATGAAGGGATTGCTCCCCATCGCTTGGATTTTATGATGAAGTTAAAACCAGCTGGAAAATCTCTAAAGGTACTCTGGAAAGAGGACTATGATCAGGCAGTAGAAGGTGAGGAGCAGATCTTATCCCTTTTGTCCTCTGAGTTTGAACAGGTCTTTTCAAAAGCCATTCGTGAGCGAATAATTCGGATCAAATTCATGGAGAATCGTGATGGGACACTGAAGATTCACTCGACGATTTCAAAGAAAGCACGTGGGGCCATGGTGACAGCCATGATGAAGGAAGAAATCACCCATCTAGAAGATCTGAAATCATTAGAAGTAGCAGGTTTCTCTTATCGTGAGGATTTATCGCAAGAGAAAGAATGGGTCTTTGTGAAAGAATAA
- a CDS encoding MarR family winged helix-turn-helix transcriptional regulator — protein MENLKRLFKEANVDLKTMIVFHKAERLIRASEAHIFKKHQLTPTQFSVLETLYSKGDLRIQDLIDSILATSGNMTVVIRNMVRDGWITRETDPEDRRAYLVSITDAGRKKIEEALPDHIKNIQRLMQVFNSGEQAELTELLKKFKHIA, from the coding sequence ATGGAAAATTTAAAGAGATTATTCAAAGAAGCAAACGTAGATTTAAAAACCATGATCGTCTTCCACAAGGCAGAACGATTGATCCGTGCCTCTGAGGCTCATATCTTTAAAAAGCACCAGTTGACACCAACTCAATTCTCTGTACTTGAGACCTTGTACAGCAAAGGCGATCTCCGCATTCAAGATCTGATTGATAGCATTCTTGCGACCTCTGGGAATATGACTGTGGTTATTCGCAATATGGTCCGCGATGGTTGGATTACACGCGAAACCGATCCAGAAGACCGCCGTGCTTATCTTGTATCTATTACAGATGCCGGTCGTAAAAAAATCGAAGAAGCTCTTCCAGATCATATCAAAAATATTCAACGCTTGATGCAAGTCTTTAATAGTGGCGAGCAAGCTGAGTTGACAGAACTCTTGAAGAAATTCAAACATATCGCCTAA
- a CDS encoding cell wall elongation regulator TseB-like domain-containing protein yields the protein MLTILFSWLFLAEKTSDRLQDQMAQARKIALSHSSITTIETESFFHGKEAYLSFIGKDQEGQELAVLVAQADDAVYTYPLKEGVSSKEAASVVKEKSQDAIDRVTFGRFKGKPIWEVKAGSSYYVVDFKTGKVTGVF from the coding sequence GTGTTGACGATCCTTTTTTCTTGGCTATTTCTTGCTGAAAAAACTTCTGATCGCTTGCAGGATCAAATGGCGCAAGCAAGAAAAATAGCTCTGTCTCACTCTTCGATTACGACCATTGAGACGGAGAGTTTCTTTCATGGCAAAGAAGCGTATCTTTCCTTCATTGGCAAGGACCAAGAAGGACAAGAATTAGCGGTCTTGGTGGCGCAGGCGGATGATGCAGTCTATACCTACCCTTTGAAAGAAGGAGTTAGTTCCAAAGAGGCAGCTTCTGTCGTCAAAGAGAAGAGTCAGGACGCGATTGATCGTGTCACTTTTGGACGCTTTAAAGGAAAACCGATCTGGGAAGTCAAGGCCGGGAGTTCCTATTATGTGGTGGATTTCAAGACTGGGAAAGTCACCGGTGTTTTTTAA
- a CDS encoding pyridoxal phosphate-dependent aminotransferase → MKLSNRVLEMEESVTLAANARAKALAAEGRDILSLTLGQPDFATPKNIQEAAVASIEDGRASFYTVASGLPELKDAISDYMKEFYGYAVNRNEVVVGTGAKFILYAFFTSVINPGDEVIIPTPCWVSYVDQVKMVEGTPVTFQTTEENHFKATVEQLEAARTDKTKVVLLNSPSNPTGMIYSKEELEAIGNWAVEHDILILADDIYGRLVYNGNTFTPISSLSEAIRKQTIVINGVSKTYAMTGWRVGFAVGDPEIIGAMAKVISQTTSNLTTVSQYAAIEALTGDQSSIEIMRQAFEERLNTIYPLLNEVPGFEAIKPQGAFYLFPNVKKAMEMKGYTDVTEFTTAILEEAEVALVTGAGFGAPENVRLSYATDLDTLKEAVRRLKAFMEK, encoded by the coding sequence ATGAAATTATCAAATCGTGTATTGGAAATGGAAGAAAGTGTGACCTTGGCTGCAAATGCGCGTGCCAAAGCTTTGGCAGCAGAAGGTCGTGATATCTTAAGTTTGACCCTGGGTCAACCTGACTTTGCGACTCCAAAAAATATTCAAGAAGCAGCAGTCGCTTCCATCGAGGATGGTCGCGCTAGCTTTTATACGGTAGCATCTGGACTTCCAGAATTGAAGGATGCCATTAGCGACTATATGAAAGAGTTTTATGGCTATGCAGTGAACCGAAATGAGGTTGTGGTCGGTACTGGTGCTAAGTTTATCCTCTATGCCTTCTTTACTTCTGTCATCAATCCAGGTGATGAAGTCATCATTCCAACCCCTTGCTGGGTTTCTTATGTAGACCAGGTCAAGATGGTAGAAGGCACACCTGTTACTTTCCAAACAACAGAAGAAAATCACTTCAAGGCAACGGTTGAGCAACTGGAAGCAGCTCGGACAGACAAGACCAAAGTTGTCTTGCTGAATTCGCCATCCAATCCAACAGGGATGATCTACAGTAAAGAAGAACTCGAAGCGATCGGAAATTGGGCTGTCGAGCATGACATCTTGATTTTGGCAGACGATATCTATGGACGATTGGTCTACAATGGCAATACCTTTACGCCCATTTCTAGCTTATCAGAAGCGATTCGCAAGCAAACTATCGTGATAAATGGAGTTTCTAAAACCTATGCTATGACAGGTTGGCGGGTTGGTTTTGCTGTAGGAGATCCTGAGATTATTGGAGCCATGGCCAAGGTAATCAGCCAAACAACTTCCAACTTAACAACCGTTTCCCAATATGCTGCAATCGAAGCCCTCACAGGAGATCAATCTTCTATTGAGATCATGCGTCAAGCTTTTGAAGAACGCTTGAATACTATTTATCCTTTGTTGAATGAAGTACCTGGTTTTGAAGCCATCAAACCTCAAGGAGCCTTCTATCTCTTCCCAAATGTCAAGAAGGCCATGGAGATGAAGGGCTATACGGATGTGACGGAATTTACCACAGCAATTTTAGAAGAAGCAGAGGTTGCTTTAGTAACGGGAGCTGGCTTTGGTGCCCCTGAAAATGTTCGCTTGTCTTATGCGACAGATTTGGATACCCTGAAAGAAGCTGTTCGCCGACTCAAGGCCTTTATGGAAAAATAA
- the asnS gene encoding asparagine--tRNA ligase produces MMTKRITIIEVKDYVGQEVTIGAWVANKSGKGKIAFLQLRDGTAFFQGVAFKPNFIEKFGEEVGLEKFDTIKRLSQETSVFVTGIVKEDERSKFGYELDITDIEVIGESQDYPITPKEHGTDFLMDNRHLWLRSRKQVAVMQIRNAIIYATYEFFDKNGFMKFDSPILSGNAAEDSTELFETDYFGTPAYLSQSGQLYLEAGAMALGRVFDFGPVFRAEKSKTRRHLTEFWMMDAEYSYLTHDESLDLQEAYVKALLQGVLDRAPQALETLERDTELLKRYIAEPFKRITYDEAIDLLQEHENDEDADYEHLEHGDDFGSPHETWISNHFGVPTFVINYPADIKAFYMKPVPGNPDRVLCADLLAPEGYGEIIGGSMREEDYDALVAKMESLGMDLTEYEFYLDLRKYGTVPHGGFGIGIERMVTFAAGTKHIREAIPFPRMLHRIKP; encoded by the coding sequence ATGATGACAAAACGGATTACTATCATCGAAGTAAAAGACTATGTAGGTCAAGAAGTGACCATCGGTGCTTGGGTTGCGAATAAATCAGGAAAAGGGAAGATCGCTTTCTTGCAATTGCGTGACGGAACGGCCTTCTTCCAAGGTGTTGCTTTCAAACCAAACTTTATCGAAAAATTCGGCGAAGAAGTAGGTCTTGAAAAATTTGACACCATCAAACGTCTAAGCCAAGAAACATCTGTTTTCGTAACAGGGATTGTCAAAGAAGACGAGCGTTCTAAATTTGGTTATGAGCTCGATATTACAGACATCGAAGTGATCGGTGAATCTCAAGATTACCCAATCACTCCAAAAGAACACGGAACAGACTTCTTGATGGACAACCGTCACTTGTGGTTGCGTTCACGCAAACAAGTTGCTGTTATGCAAATCCGTAACGCTATCATCTATGCAACTTATGAATTCTTTGATAAGAATGGCTTCATGAAGTTTGATAGCCCAATTCTTTCAGGAAATGCTGCAGAAGATTCAACTGAACTTTTTGAAACAGACTACTTCGGTACTCCAGCTTACTTGAGCCAATCAGGTCAGCTTTATCTGGAAGCAGGTGCTATGGCGCTTGGTCGTGTCTTTGACTTTGGTCCAGTATTCCGTGCTGAAAAATCTAAGACTCGCCGTCACTTGACTGAGTTCTGGATGATGGATGCGGAGTACTCATACTTGACACATGATGAGTCACTTGACTTGCAAGAAGCTTATGTTAAAGCTTTGCTCCAAGGTGTGTTGGACCGTGCTCCTCAAGCCTTGGAAACATTGGAGCGTGATACTGAGCTCTTGAAACGCTACATTGCTGAGCCATTCAAACGCATTACTTACGATGAAGCCATTGATCTCTTGCAAGAGCATGAGAACGATGAAGATGCGGACTACGAACATCTTGAACATGGTGATGACTTCGGTTCACCACACGAAACGTGGATTTCAAACCACTTTGGTGTACCAACCTTCGTGATCAACTATCCAGCTGACATCAAGGCCTTCTACATGAAGCCAGTTCCTGGTAATCCAGACCGCGTGCTTTGTGCAGACTTGCTTGCACCAGAAGGGTACGGAGAAATCATCGGTGGATCTATGCGTGAGGAAGACTACGACGCCCTTGTTGCGAAGATGGAATCTCTTGGCATGGATCTTACAGAGTATGAATTCTACCTTGATCTTCGTAAATACGGTACAGTTCCACACGGTGGATTTGGTATCGGTATCGAGCGTATGGTAACCTTCGCAGCTGGTACTAAACACATCCGTGAAGCCATTCCATTCCCACGTATGTTGCATCGTATCAAACCTTAA
- a CDS encoding DUF1003 domain-containing protein, with protein MLKIDIIDGKEYEDGQGSLIADLDHSIQQMLKTSYPESQIDDFITYKNLSQYCMDYLGQIIERANDKNEAIKQQVTGVMPESERPFNVEDRLTASYTFGQRVADSVARFGGSWTFIISFIMMMAIWMLINVLHPFGWNFDPYPFILLNLALSTIAAIQAPLIMMSQNRAADYDRLQARNDFNVNMESEREIRLLHTKIDHMVQQDQTDLLEIQKLQTELLVSLSNQVAQLRQEMNQEKMKEVEKM; from the coding sequence ATGCTGAAAATAGATATCATCGATGGGAAAGAATACGAGGATGGTCAGGGGTCTTTGATCGCAGATCTAGACCATAGTATTCAACAGATGCTCAAGACCTCCTACCCGGAAAGTCAAATAGATGATTTTATCACGTATAAAAATTTGAGCCAATATTGTATGGATTATCTTGGACAGATTATTGAGCGTGCCAATGATAAAAACGAAGCCATTAAACAGCAGGTGACAGGTGTCATGCCTGAAAGCGAGCGTCCCTTTAACGTTGAAGACCGCTTGACAGCCAGCTATACCTTCGGTCAGCGGGTGGCGGATTCTGTTGCGCGCTTCGGTGGTTCTTGGACCTTTATTATTAGCTTCATCATGATGATGGCTATCTGGATGTTGATCAATGTCTTGCATCCCTTTGGCTGGAATTTTGACCCTTATCCTTTCATCTTGCTCAATCTTGCACTTTCTACGATTGCGGCGATTCAAGCTCCTTTGATCATGATGAGCCAAAACAGGGCAGCAGATTATGATCGCCTGCAAGCGCGAAATGACTTTAACGTCAATATGGAGTCGGAAAGAGAAATTCGCTTACTGCATACGAAGATTGATCATATGGTGCAGCAAGACCAGACGGATTTACTGGAAATTCAAAAGTTGCAAACCGAATTGTTGGTGTCCTTGTCTAATCAAGTGGCCCAGCTGCGTCAAGAAATGAATCAAGAAAAAATGAAGGAGGTGGAGAAGATGTAG
- a CDS encoding MFS transporter: MFKRTYKRNISLLAGLEFTSYFGITSFWILFFIQNGLSLLQIGLLESIFHGTSLLCEIPSGMLADRFSYKTNLYLARLSSIGSSILILFGQGNFWIYAIAMMVNAWSYNFDSGTSTAFLFDSAVEAGQKDRYLQISSFLSGVAEVTRTLGTVVAGFFIHGALAWTYYIAIGLSLLSILLIFLMKEPESKSDERNHLTLKRILEVVKQEWQDKPVLFYWMLTYQLVGTIMCMFYFYYQQKISDLASWQVSLIMLIGSGFNLLAVYLASQIGKKWNSNQIFPILVALTGLVLLLVTFKTPFAYLSVYLLTNALYAVYQPIYYNDLQAYLPSSVRATMLSINSMMFSLSMIVIFPLTGWFIDSYGFVAVFLVLGLITLFSFPLLMFGLGKMGKTLSKVTKKE; this comes from the coding sequence ATGTTTAAAAGAACTTACAAACGCAATATTTCACTCCTAGCAGGTCTGGAATTTACATCTTATTTTGGAATCACCAGTTTTTGGATTCTCTTTTTTATTCAGAATGGTCTTTCTTTACTTCAGATTGGTTTATTAGAGAGTATCTTTCATGGGACGAGTCTCTTGTGTGAGATCCCGTCTGGTATGTTAGCTGATCGATTTAGCTACAAGACCAATCTCTATTTGGCTCGCTTGTCCAGTATTGGATCTTCTATCTTGATTTTATTTGGTCAGGGGAATTTTTGGATCTATGCCATTGCCATGATGGTCAATGCTTGGTCTTATAATTTTGACTCGGGGACCAGTACCGCTTTCTTATTTGATTCAGCAGTAGAAGCGGGCCAAAAGGACCGTTATCTTCAGATTTCCAGCTTCTTGTCTGGTGTGGCCGAAGTTACCCGAACGTTAGGTACAGTGGTGGCAGGCTTCTTTATTCACGGAGCATTGGCTTGGACCTATTATATTGCTATTGGGCTTTCCTTGCTTTCTATTCTCCTGATTTTTCTGATGAAGGAGCCAGAGAGCAAGAGTGATGAAAGAAATCATTTGACCTTAAAGCGGATATTGGAGGTAGTGAAACAAGAATGGCAGGACAAACCAGTCTTGTTTTACTGGATGCTCACCTATCAGTTGGTAGGGACCATCATGTGTATGTTTTATTTTTACTACCAACAGAAAATCAGTGACCTAGCCAGTTGGCAGGTTTCGCTTATCATGTTGATTGGTAGTGGATTCAATCTCCTAGCGGTTTATTTGGCCAGTCAAATCGGGAAAAAATGGAATAGTAATCAAATCTTTCCGATTCTAGTTGCACTGACAGGTTTGGTCTTGCTTTTGGTAACATTCAAGACTCCATTTGCCTATCTGAGTGTCTATCTCTTGACCAATGCCCTTTATGCCGTTTATCAACCTATCTACTACAATGATTTACAAGCTTATCTGCCATCCAGTGTACGAGCAACTATGCTGAGTATCAATTCGATGATGTTTAGTTTATCTATGATTGTCATTTTCCCACTGACTGGTTGGTTCATTGATAGCTATGGCTTTGTAGCAGTCTTTCTTGTATTAGGCCTTATAACGCTATTCTCTTTCCCTCTCTTGATGTTTGGGTTGGGGAAAATGGGCAAGACCTTAAGCAAGGTGACAAAGAAGGAATAA
- a CDS encoding ABC transporter ATP-binding protein: protein MKSLLKYFKGYLWETFLGPVFKLLEAIFELCVPLIIAHLVDQVIPKKETSAVVMTVGVLFLFASFGVVVAITAQYFSSKAAVGFTREMTKDLYDKILSLPKDKRDRIGTSSLVTRLTSDTYQIQVGINQFLRLFLRAPIIVFGSIIMAFTISPKLTLWFLGMVAILTLIIVIMSRIVNPLFAKIRKITDRMVTVTRQQFQGMRVIRAFGQQSGELEDFREVNQDYKIWQIRVGIWSSLVSPLTFLVVNTTLVCVIWQGQLTISAGLLTQGMLVALVNYLLQILTELIKLAMLVTSLNVSYISAKRVQEIFDLKEEDLLEALPVETAREQEAISAQKVSFTYPTASSPALEDISFDLDHGQMLGIIGGTGSGKSTLVQLLSHLYSVSHGKLALFHQGHSPKTLKEWREWVAVVPQKAELFRGTIRSNLLLGMEENLSDEDLWWALETAQAADFVREKEGQLDEPVEAFGRNFSGGQRQRLTIARALLKKAPFLILDDSTSALDYLTEARLLKSIKEELSDTSLILVSQRTNSLKSADQILVLNKGHQVGLGNHDFLLSTNEIYQEIHYSQHGREEA, encoded by the coding sequence ATGAAATCATTATTGAAGTATTTTAAGGGCTATCTATGGGAAACTTTTCTAGGGCCCGTTTTTAAACTCTTAGAAGCTATTTTTGAATTGTGTGTCCCCTTAATCATCGCCCACTTAGTCGATCAGGTCATTCCAAAAAAGGAAACGAGCGCAGTTGTGATGACGGTCGGTGTTTTGTTTTTATTTGCGAGCTTTGGTGTCGTCGTAGCTATTACGGCCCAGTATTTTTCTTCTAAAGCAGCTGTCGGCTTTACCCGAGAGATGACCAAGGATTTGTATGATAAGATCTTATCACTTCCAAAGGACAAGCGAGATAGGATCGGGACTTCTAGTTTGGTAACCCGTCTCACTTCTGATACCTATCAAATCCAGGTTGGGATCAACCAATTCTTGCGCCTCTTTTTGAGAGCACCCATTATTGTCTTTGGATCGATCATCATGGCTTTCACCATCAGTCCTAAACTAACCCTTTGGTTCTTGGGGATGGTGGCGATTTTAACCCTGATTATTGTGATCATGTCACGGATTGTCAATCCGCTCTTTGCTAAGATTCGGAAAATCACAGACCGGATGGTTACGGTGACGCGTCAGCAATTTCAAGGGATGCGGGTGATTCGAGCCTTTGGACAACAGTCTGGTGAATTAGAAGATTTTAGAGAGGTCAATCAGGACTACAAGATCTGGCAAATTCGTGTTGGTATCTGGTCTAGTTTGGTGAGTCCCTTGACCTTCCTTGTGGTCAATACGACCTTGGTCTGTGTCATTTGGCAGGGACAACTAACTATCTCTGCTGGCCTACTAACCCAAGGGATGTTGGTCGCTTTGGTCAATTATTTATTGCAAATTTTAACAGAATTGATCAAACTCGCGATGCTGGTTACGTCTTTAAATGTCAGCTATATTTCTGCCAAGCGTGTCCAAGAGATTTTTGATTTGAAGGAAGAAGACCTCCTTGAAGCTTTGCCAGTAGAAACTGCAAGAGAGCAAGAAGCGATCAGCGCCCAGAAAGTTTCGTTCACTTATCCAACGGCTTCAAGCCCAGCTCTAGAAGATATTTCCTTTGATCTGGATCATGGACAGATGTTGGGAATTATCGGTGGTACAGGATCTGGGAAATCCACCCTGGTTCAGTTATTGAGTCACTTATATTCCGTTAGTCATGGAAAATTAGCCCTCTTTCATCAAGGTCACTCTCCTAAAACTCTTAAGGAGTGGCGGGAGTGGGTAGCTGTTGTCCCACAGAAGGCAGAGCTCTTTAGAGGAACCATCCGCTCGAATCTCTTACTTGGAATGGAAGAAAATCTATCGGATGAAGATTTGTGGTGGGCACTAGAAACAGCTCAGGCGGCTGATTTTGTTCGTGAAAAAGAAGGACAACTCGATGAGCCAGTGGAAGCCTTTGGTCGAAATTTCTCAGGTGGCCAACGCCAGCGGTTGACCATTGCGCGTGCCCTTTTGAAGAAGGCTCCTTTCTTGATTTTGGATGATTCAACTTCTGCCTTGGATTATTTGACGGAAGCTCGTCTCTTAAAATCGATTAAAGAAGAATTGAGTGATACGAGTTTGATCTTAGTATCACAACGAACCAATAGTCTCAAGTCTGCTGATCAGATTTTAGTCTTGAACAAGGGACATCAAGTTGGACTGGGAAATCATGATTTCCTCTTGTCTACCAATGAGATTTATCAAGAAATTCATTATTCACAACACGGGAGGGAGGAAGCATGA
- a CDS encoding ABC transporter ATP-binding protein has protein sequence MSQKRSSYVKRLFRDFAHHPGLLILASLGTIAQVALTVWLPILIGHAVDLVINPQGMTVLWPVLIQMVLVIVANTLIQWINPLLYNQLVYRFSQSLRAEVMEKVYRLPLSYLDKQGSGDFVSRLTTDVEQLNSGLLMVFNQFFVGLLTILVTIVTMAELDFFMMVAVLVLTPLSLLIARFIAKRSYTLFKKQTKARGLQTQLIEESLTQESLIQSFNAQDQFRTAFKGTNESYANYSQSAVFYSSTVNPATRFVNALIYAVVAGFGAVRIISGSHFTVGQLVTFLNYVNQYTKPFNDISSVLSELQSALACAERLYSVLDQAEVEETGQRVLESQDVKGAIGFEHVTFGYDLGRTLIKDLTIQVPAASKVAIVGPTGAGKSTLINLLMRFYPVNSGEITIDGVPITDYTRASYRQQFGMVLQETWLKVGTIHENIAFSRPNATREEVIEAAKAANADFFIRQLPQGYDTYLSDAGESLSQGQRQLLTIARVFLSVPKILILDEATSSIDTRTEVLIQDAFNQLMKGRTSFIIAHRLSTIQNADMILVMVDGDIVEHGTHEELMEAQGVYYKMQTAQQQIS, from the coding sequence ATGAGTCAAAAACGTTCTAGTTATGTAAAACGTCTATTTAGAGATTTTGCTCACCATCCCGGGCTCCTGATCCTAGCTAGTCTTGGAACCATCGCTCAAGTGGCCTTAACGGTTTGGTTGCCGATCCTGATCGGACATGCGGTTGACTTGGTCATTAATCCTCAAGGGATGACAGTCTTATGGCCCGTTTTGATCCAAATGGTTCTGGTCATTGTGGCCAATACCTTGATCCAATGGATCAATCCTCTTCTCTACAATCAATTGGTCTATCGTTTTAGCCAAAGCCTAAGAGCAGAAGTGATGGAAAAAGTATACCGATTGCCCTTGTCTTATCTAGATAAACAAGGGAGCGGGGACTTCGTCAGTCGCCTCACGACCGATGTAGAGCAACTCAATAGTGGTCTTCTGATGGTCTTTAACCAGTTCTTTGTTGGCCTCTTAACCATTCTTGTCACTATCGTGACGATGGCAGAATTGGATTTCTTTATGATGGTGGCGGTTCTGGTCTTGACCCCTTTATCCCTCTTGATTGCTCGTTTTATTGCCAAGCGTTCTTATACGCTTTTCAAAAAGCAGACCAAGGCGCGTGGTCTTCAAACCCAGTTGATCGAAGAGTCTTTGACCCAGGAAAGTTTGATCCAGTCCTTTAATGCTCAGGATCAATTCCGTACGGCTTTTAAAGGGACTAATGAAAGCTATGCCAATTATTCCCAATCCGCTGTCTTTTATTCCTCAACTGTCAACCCTGCCACTCGCTTTGTGAATGCCTTGATTTATGCAGTAGTGGCTGGATTTGGTGCTGTACGCATTATTTCGGGATCTCACTTTACTGTCGGTCAATTGGTGACCTTCCTCAATTATGTCAACCAATACACCAAGCCCTTTAATGATATCTCCTCTGTCTTGTCAGAACTCCAAAGTGCCCTTGCCTGCGCAGAGCGCTTGTACAGCGTCTTGGATCAAGCTGAGGTCGAAGAGACGGGGCAACGGGTCCTGGAAAGTCAGGATGTTAAAGGCGCGATTGGTTTTGAACACGTCACATTTGGCTATGATTTAGGGCGGACTTTGATTAAAGATCTAACCATTCAGGTTCCAGCCGCCAGTAAAGTGGCCATTGTAGGGCCTACAGGAGCAGGAAAATCGACCTTGATTAATTTGCTCATGCGTTTCTACCCTGTTAATTCTGGAGAGATCACGATTGATGGGGTACCAATTACGGACTACACTCGTGCTTCTTACCGCCAACAGTTTGGTATGGTCCTGCAAGAAACTTGGCTTAAGGTCGGGACCATTCATGAAAATATTGCCTTTTCTCGTCCAAATGCAACTAGAGAAGAAGTCATAGAAGCAGCCAAAGCGGCCAATGCAGATTTCTTCATTCGGCAGTTGCCACAAGGGTATGATACTTATCTTTCAGATGCTGGAGAGTCTTTGTCTCAAGGACAACGCCAACTCTTAACGATTGCGCGGGTTTTCCTTTCGGTTCCTAAGATTTTGATCTTGGATGAGGCGACATCCTCCATCGATACTCGGACTGAGGTCTTGATTCAAGACGCCTTTAATCAGCTCATGAAGGGACGGACCAGCTTTATCATTGCTCACCGCTTATCGACCATTCAAAATGCTGATATGATCCTTGTCATGGTCGATGGCGATATTGTTGAACATGGCACTCATGAAGAGCTAATGGAAGCGCAAGGTGTTTACTACAAGATGCAGACAGCTCAGCAACAGATTAGTTAG